From a region of the Zingiber officinale cultivar Zhangliang chromosome 10B, Zo_v1.1, whole genome shotgun sequence genome:
- the LOC122029530 gene encoding FT-interacting protein 3-like — MSNYKLGVEVASAHDLMPKDGQGSSNPCVELHFDGQKFRTTIKEKDLNPVWNECFYFNIADPAFLPELALEAFVYNMNKATHSRSFLGKVRIAGTSFVPLVDAVVLHFPLEKRGIFSHVKGELGLKVFVTNDPSIKASNSLPATDLYTSNVSPSLAHEVPSQVLITQTNLPPENKHESRHTFHSISKEVHEHHSSAPISEPVRYVSDPMRPEPPPPRIVRMCSGSSSQQPVAFALKETNPFLGGGQIVGGRVIRAEKPSSTYDLVEQMHYLFVRVVKARDLPTMDITGSLDPYVEVRVGNYKGITKHFEKNQKPEWNEVFAFARERMQASILEVVVKDKDLLKDDFVGLVRLDLNDVPIRVPPDSPLAPEWYRLEDKKGEKTKGELMLAVWIGTQADESFPDAWHSDAVAPAGTSAVGSHFRSKVYHAPRLWYVRVNIVEAQDVIIADKTRFPDVYVKAQLGNQVLRTRTVQARTFNAFWNEDHMFVVAEPFEDHLILSVQDCVAPNKDEVIGRVVIPLGIIEKRADDRIVHGRWFNLERPVTVDVDQIKKDKFSSRIHLRVCLDGGYHVLDESTNYSSDLRPTAKQLWKPPIGLLELGILKAEGIHPMKTREGKGTSDTYCVAKYGQKWVRSRTIINSPSPRYNEQYTWEVFDPDTVLTVGVFDNCQLGEKGPNGNKDANIGKVRIRLSTLETGRVYTHAYPLLVLHPSGVKKMGELHLAIRFSSTSLINMMCIYSKPLLPKMHYIRPLPMMQQDMLRHQAVQIVAARLSRMEPPLRKEVVEYMSDVHSHLWSMRRSKANFFRLMSVFSGVIAVNKWFRDVCAWRNPITTVLVHILFLMLVCFPELILPTVCLYMFLIGIWNYRYRPRYPPHMNTKISHAEAVNPDELDEEFDTFPTSRSAEFVRMRYERLRSIAGRIQTVVGDLATQGERIQSLLSWRDPRATAIFVVFCLMAALVLYVTPLQVLAALAGFYVMRHPRFRHRLPSAPINFFRRLPARTDSML, encoded by the coding sequence ATGAGCAATTATAAATTGGGCGTGGAAGTTGCAAGTGCCCATGACCTTATGCCTAAGGATGGACAGGGTTCTTCCAATCCATGCGTGGAGCTTCATTTTGATGGCCAAAAGTTTCGCACAACAATTAAGGAAAAAGATCTTAATCCTGTATGGAATGAGTGCTTCTACTTCAACATTGCAGATCCTGCCTTTCTCCCTGAGCTTGCTCTTGAAGCTTTTGTGTACAACATGAACAAAGCCACTCATTCCAGATCATTCCTTGGCAAGGTTCGCATTGCTGGAACCTCTTTTGTCCCCCTAGTTGATGCTGTTGTACTCCACTTTCCATTGGAAAAACGTGGTATATTTTCACATGTTAAAGGAGAACTTGGACTTAAAGTATTCGTCACTAATGACCCCTCTATAAAAGCTTCTAATTCCCTCCCAGCTACAGATCTTTATACAAGTAATGTTTCTCCAAGCttagctcatgaagttccttctcAAGTTCTGATTACACAAACAAACCTACCTCCAGAAAATAAACATGAATCAAGGCATACCTTCCATAGTATCTCGAAAGAGGTCCATGAGCACCACTCATCTGCTCCAATCAGTGAACCAGTTAGGTATGTGTCGGATCCTATGAGACCTGAGCCTCCACCTCCCAGAATTGTTAGGATGTGCTCAGGATCATCCTCTCAACAACCAGTTGCTTTTGCGCTGAAAGAAACTAACCCTTTCCTAGGTGGGGGTCAGATTGTTGGAGGCCGTGTTATTCGTGCGGAGAAACCTTCTAGTACATATGATCTTGTAGAACAAATGCACTATCTTTTTGTTCGTGTTGTGAAGGCACGAGACTTACCGACCATGGATATTACTGGAAGCCTTGATCCTTATGTTGAAGTGAGAGTAGGTAATTACAAGGGAATCACAAAACATTTTGAGAAGAATCAGAAGCCAGAATGGAATGAAGTCTTTGCATTTGCTAGAGAGAGGATGCAGGCATCAATTCTTGAAGTCGTGGTCAAAGACAAAGATCTGCTCAAAGATGACTTTGTTGGGTTGGTACGCCTTGATTTAAATGATGTTCCTATACGTGTACCACCAGATAGCCCATTGGCTCCGGAGTGGTACAGGCTCGAGGACAAGAAAGGGGAGAAAACAAAGGGTGAACTCATGCTTGCAGTTTGGATAGGAACCCAGGCTGATGAATCATTTCCTGATGCATGGCACTCTGATGCAGTTGCACCTGCTGGCACCTCTGCTGTTGGCTCTCACTTCAGGTCGAAAGTATATCATGCACCTAGGCTGTGGTATGTTCGGGTCAACATTGTCGAGGCACAAGATGTTATAATTGCTGATAAGACCCGCTTTCCTGATGTTTATGTTAAGGCACAACTTGGAAATCAGGTATTGAGAACGAGAACAGTTCAGGCACGAACATTTAATGCTTTCTGGAATGAAGACCACATGTTTGTGGTTGctgaaccttttgaggatcaccTCATACTTTCTGTACAAGACTGTGTGGCACCAAATAAAGATGAGGTGATTGGTCGTGTTGTTATTCCTTTAGGAATAATAGAGAAACGAGCTGATGACCGCATTGTCCATGGTCGGTGGTTCAATCTTGAAAGGCCAGTCACAGTAGATGTTGATCAGATCAAGAAGGATAAATTTTCGAGCCGGATTCACCTCCGTGTGTGTCTGGATGGAGGATATCATGTGCTTGATGAGTCCACCAATTATAGTAGTGACCTTAGACCAACAGCAAAGCAACTTTGGAAGCCACCAATTGGGTTGCTTGAGCTCGGGATACTTAAAGCAGAAGGGATTCATCCTATGAAGACACGAGAAGGAAAGGGGACATCGGATACCTATTGTGTAGCCAAGTATGGCCAGAAATGGGTGCGATCTCGCACCATCATAAACAGCCCATCTCCGAGATACAATGAGCAGTACACATGGGAAGTGTTTGATCCAGATACAGTTCTTACAGTTGGTGTCTTTGACAATTGCCAACTAGGAGAGAAGGGTCCTAATGGCAACAAAGATGCTAACATTGGCAAAGTTCGCATACGTCTTTCAACCCTTGAAACAGGCCGTGTGTATACGCATGCATACCCTCTTCTAGTTTTACACCCTTCTGGCGTCAAGAAGATGGGTGAACTCCACCTTGCTATACGGTTCTCATCTACTTCATTGATTAACATGATGTGCATATACTCAAAACCTTTGCTGCCTAAGATGCATTACATACGGCCTCTACCTATGATGCAACAAGATATGCTGCGGCACCAAGCTGTTCAAATAGTGGCTGCACGACTTAGCAGAATGGAGCCTCCCCTCAGAAAGGAAGTTGTTGAGTACATGTCTGATGTCCACTCCCATCTATGGAGTATGCGTCGAAGCAAAGCTAATTTCTTCAGGCTTATGTCAGTTTTCTCAGGTGTTATTGCAGTGAACAAGTGGTTCCGTGATGTTTGTGCATGGAGGAATCCCATCACCACTGTCTTGGTGCACATTCTGTTTTTAATGCTAGTCTGCTTCCCAGAACTGATTCTTCCTACAGTTTGTCTGTATATGTTCCTGATTGGCATTTGGAACTACCGCTATCGTCCTCGTTATCCTCCACACATGAACACAAAAATTTCACATGCAGAAGCTGTGAACCcagatgagcttgatgaggagtTTGATACCTTCCCTACCAGCAGGAGCGCTGAATTTGTTCGAATGAGGTATGAACGGCTAAGGAGTATTGCTGGAAGGATACAAACTGTGGTTGGAGATTTAGCAACTCAAGGGGAGAGGATCCAGTCATTGCTTAGTTGGAGAGATCCCCGGGCCACTGCGATATTTGTGGTTTTCTGCTTGATGGCCGCGCTTGTGTTGTATGTGACCCCATTGCAGGTGTTGGCTGCCTTAGCTGGCTTCTATGTGATGAGGCACCCAAGGTTCCGACACAGGTTGCCGTCTGCACCAATAAATTTCTTCAGGAGGTTACCAGCAAGGACAGACAGTATGCTCTAA